Proteins from a genomic interval of Oceanispirochaeta crateris:
- a CDS encoding polyprenyl synthetase family protein, translated as MSRSFTYLGEGAALKASLQQVIQKINELVQESPSLIRGDLEVLTQRTGKLLRPALFLLCADGGEGKNDDLITVAASIELLHIATLAHDDVLDKALKRRGNVTLYSKEGAKRAILAGDYLLSLSLRLSSTFFDVSLVPSMTSSLERLCLSEIDQDSGFGNFHINRDQYFERIRGKTAELFGLSCRSGAVLGGKSLEVQNELYNMGIDFGMAFQIRDDVLDYTGESRKMGKPAGNDLREGIPTLPLILAVEDKLSGLEFLLRKPFWRVNAGLIRNRILSAGYSQKADEISGQYIQNSLVLAEKSLSKEAFEQYRHILDSLRKIPQ; from the coding sequence TTGAGCCGTTCATTTACATATCTTGGAGAAGGGGCCGCTTTGAAGGCCTCTCTTCAACAGGTTATTCAAAAAATAAATGAACTGGTACAGGAAAGTCCCTCTCTTATTCGCGGTGATTTGGAAGTTCTGACCCAGAGAACTGGTAAGCTCCTGAGGCCTGCTTTATTCCTTTTATGTGCAGATGGCGGTGAAGGTAAAAATGACGATCTTATTACCGTTGCCGCCTCTATAGAACTCTTGCATATAGCCACATTGGCTCATGACGATGTTCTAGATAAGGCGCTTAAGAGACGTGGCAATGTCACACTGTATAGTAAGGAAGGAGCCAAAAGGGCTATATTGGCGGGAGACTATCTTCTTTCGCTTTCCCTCAGGCTTTCCTCTACTTTTTTTGATGTGTCTCTGGTTCCATCCATGACATCAAGCCTCGAGCGTCTTTGCCTCAGTGAGATTGATCAGGATTCTGGATTCGGGAATTTTCATATAAACCGGGATCAGTATTTTGAAAGAATCCGAGGGAAAACAGCAGAACTGTTTGGCCTTTCCTGTAGGTCTGGAGCTGTTCTGGGCGGTAAGAGTCTTGAAGTTCAGAATGAACTCTATAATATGGGAATTGATTTCGGAATGGCTTTTCAGATTCGAGATGATGTTCTGGATTATACCGGTGAATCTCGTAAGATGGGTAAGCCCGCAGGTAATGATTTGCGGGAAGGAATTCCAACTCTGCCTCTGATTTTAGCTGTGGAAGATAAACTTTCCGGTCTTGAATTTCTCTTGAGAAAGCCTTTCTGGAGGGTCAATGCAGGGCTGATTAGAAATCGTATTCTATCTGCTGGATATTCTCAAAAAGCCGATGAAATTTCAGGTCAGTATATCCAAAATTCCTTGGTTCTGGCAGAGAAATCTCTTTCAAAAGAGGCTTTTGAGCAGTACCGGCACATCTTGGATAGTTTGCGCAAAATCCCTCAATAA